Within the Medicago truncatula cultivar Jemalong A17 chromosome 4, MtrunA17r5.0-ANR, whole genome shotgun sequence genome, the region ATATGTGAACATGAAAGGTTAAGTGTAAAATACAAATGTTTTATTTCTACCATCCAGTTTTGGCCATTGATTCCACATGTACCACTATTAAAAGCTAGAAATCGGTGTTTTTGTTTACTGTGATAAAGCTTTACatggaaaatattttacaacTGGCTTGTTTTTGGAGGCTCAGACTTGAATCTGTGTTCAGATTGTTGCTTCTTTAATTTTGGAGGTTCAGATTTGAACCTACAAGTTAATGTACACTACTTCAACCCTTCACCACTAGACCAATCCATGTGGTATAGGttcttgtttctttgtttttactcgattattttaatgttaattgAGAGGGATCGAAAGGGAATTGTGTGGGATTATTAACTAAATCAAACTGTGGTAAAAAATATAAGTGGATaagtataagtttttttttttttttttttatgtaaattgtGTATTGCATAAAGATTAATTTATTGAGCTAAATAAGACTACAAAGATTGACaaatctttttcaaaagatttaatattgttgtatttttatagTTGAATTCGAACAAAGGACCTCAAGTTAAATTGAAAGAGATATTTGTCTTCCTATTTAAGTGTTTTTGATTAATCTAGTTTAAAGTTTTAGGTAGTTTTCCAAATCCGACATATAGGATGACTTCAAATCTTTAATAGGGTTAATTATCATTtacaatgaaaaatataaccCAAAATAGTAACTCACATTTTGGCTGGCCAATTAGTCTACCCTTTAATTTAGACTTAATAAAACAGAGACACGTTTGTCCCCATATGAAAATACGAGGGACTAATTTGGGTATTAATTTTTTAGACCGTGTTTAACTGGAAGAAAATTGTGAGACTAAATTAAGTcaataattttctctttcacGGTAAACAAATACTGAGCACCAACATATGTTAATTGAGTTTAACGTCAGTATAAAGTGAAGgctgctcaaaaaaaaaaaaagtatgaagtGAAGGCAAAAAAATTTACACTATCAATaaattacaagcattcatacattcCATTGTAAAAGTAGTTATGATTAAAGTCAAaacagttttattttaatttaacggTGTAAAAGTAGTTATGATTTGACaatgtataaattttactttatttttagctattttaaaatcatttgcttgattggttgtgatttactaaaaaataaaaaataggtaaaattacacttttagttccttaacttaatttcaggtaacaatttgatcatctttttttcattacaaaaagaatttagattatattttttgttatattgttggtgtcattgaaatagataattttggttagttttgtttgttataatttgaaagcaacaaacatttctatttttcgttttaatcaaaaacaaaatttcataaaaaaacactgttcataatttttaaacattagCACAGTAAAAAAACGGAAAGACTTGCCCGTCTTTCCACTAgcgtatataaattaaattctatGAACTAGATCAAAAAAGTATGTGaggtttttttaagaaaccaaaTAACTGAATCACTAAAACAACAGAAAAAATCAACCAGAATGGTTTATCCCCATTTCTGAGAAGTGGTTTCTTCCTGCCATGATGATTTTGATTACATCCCAAGTGATAGTCACAACCCCGATCTAGGATACACGGACTGTGGTGTGTACCCTGTTAACCATTGAAACAGTGGTCCATAACTATTAATTTTCTATTGTAACATAAGAATCATAAAGTGAAACACAGCATACAAATCTGCAACCAAATGATCAGTATATTAACTAATTTATGATTACTTGTgagaaatatgattaatttagtTTGATATTTGTTAATACAGAAAATGTAGGCTGGGGTAGTGCTATAACAGTCAGTCAGTCATTCATCCATTCATCAACTTTGAGTATTTGACACAAGAATCAATCCAAATTATAGGATACAAATGGGAGCACAACATGAGTTAACTCTGTCATGAAGAAGAGCTAATTTACATCTCAATAGATCAGACAATTACTTGATGAGACTTGAACAACCATAACCAAAAGCGACATGTTACAATCTCCATCTGAAAACTGAAGCAGAAGCTCACGTCAATTGTATGATAAGGGTATGAATCAAGGAAAAAATATCAATTGACAATTGAgattaaatagtttttctaTAAGGAATTGAGATTAAATTTGTAATGGTCAAATTGGACTCATAACTACggactaatttttaatttaatttttctatcaATGTTTTTCAACCAAATCTGTTATCTATGATCCTCTGCTAATCTATTGACCCAAAAAAGAATGGACAGAGTTCATCATAACTAGGTAATGTCTATGAACAAAAGTATGGGTGAGAACTTTGAAAGCAGTgattgaattatattatttaagttaaaaaatttaacataaaatttcaaaaaagcTACTTTTATATAACAATTTAAACTGATTGAAGCAAGCAAGAAAAATTGATGAAAGCACGTCCATCAATCCCAATTAGACAGAAAGTGTATCAAAAGAAATCATAAAAACACTTACCGAACTATTTTCTAATTCCTGAACTGCAGAATTAATGAGTATCACCAACAGGTGGAAGGCATATTGAAAGATCATCCAAGTTGGGGAAGCTTTGGATACTCAATCCTTTCTCATTTGCCAAATGCAGTAAACATATGAAGCACAAATGAGGAGAAATGTCACTGATGTTTGCAGCGGCATTGCATTCACCAGGAAAATTAGccaataaatttttgaaagatactATCTCTTCTTGATCCTGTAGAATAGAGAGTCAACAGAACAAAACAATGCAAGAATTAGAACTTATCATTCAGTGGCAAGGCAAAAATAAACAGCTTTTGTAATGCTCTAGAATCCTATGGAGAGTTAAAATAGCACTGTGTCTTAACAGAAACTAACTGTAGCAAGTTTCATTTCAGTCAGAGAAACCAGAGAGGGAAGGATAATTGTACCCTGGATTTCTTAAGAAATGGAGGAATTTTGGTATACCTGAACAGGAGAAAGCTTAACAGATTCTTGAACGTGGTCCCAAAGAGTAACTTTTAGCACTTGAACATCAACCTGTTTGGACGTTTTGTCATACTGGACTTCTATTTTACTGACCTGTTATTTGGAAATAAgcatatattattatacttgAATTCCTGCTGCAATATTTCGACTGAAAATTAATGACTAGTATATGCACTGATGAAAGACGTCATTCTTTCATCAGTGTGTATAATACCTAGAGGAATTTATTAAGAGCAAATGTGTATGTTCAATAAAACCTACCTGACGTGGCTGTGTAATAAGAGTGCCTGGATCCTCTATGTCACTATGATGATCACCTTCATAATCACCAGCCTCATCATCACCGCAAGCACTTCCATTGTCCCAAGAAGGGAATGGATCATTCTCGTTGAATTGATCTCTAGATCCATCTGCATCTGCAAATGCACCTAAGCTTGAAATACAATCTAATGACAGCTGAAGACATTTTAAATGATCTCTATATGTACAAGCATGGTAACTAGTctacatttttaaaaaggtaaattttaaacattttaccTGAGAATCTTTTTGCCCTCCTCCCAAGACACTAAAGAAAAAACACGAATCATCagagataaatataaattaatatcaCTCCATACAAGAAAGTACTTTGAAACTGATTGCTACGTCTTGCAGAAACTACTTTCTTttgatcaaaaagaaaaaaactacctTCACATCCGGAAGCAGAAATAGCTTGACAAGTTCCTCTGGCTGGTAGTGGCAGTCCTCTGGAAGTTTTGTGTTGCAAGGCGATCTGCTTTCAGGGAGAAGTAATGTTTTGGGATTCTTCGGAGGAGCAAATATATCAGACAAGTCTTTCTCCAGAGAATTTGTGAAATCTAAATCAACTTCGGCTTGTTTCTTACTCTTTGTCTGCCTAGGTTTCAGGGTTGACCCATCTTCGGAAGTAGGTTGAACCTCAGAGACTACAACAAAGTAactagaataaataaataaaatgttcaaTTCTAAGAAACATAGAACATTAAAATATCTTTATCTGGCCTCCAAATCCCACCTTTGGATTTTTTATACTTCCAATGATCAGGGCCTGCCCATGCATTATGTTTTGAATTAAAACCCAGACTCAAGAATAAGAAACCATCAACATTTTCAAATCTATCATCCATATCAGAATCTGTGGAGGGAAACTGCTCATTTTCCTACAAAATTCAGAATTTTACTTTAGCAGCTGAACCACTCACTTGTTAGAATATCAAAAGAGGCTATTTTAAAATCTCATCCTAAACAGTCATAGAGGTTTATATGGTTAAAACATGACAAACCTGAGGATAACTAGAGAAACTTGGGTCTGCATCATTAGAGCCTAGGTCAGCAATGACTGGTTGGTCATCATGATCATCACTCCAGGTCGCGCCATTGTCATATTCTTCTCTGTCAGCGCCATTTTCACAATTAAAATCGGCATCAAGCTCTTCCGCTGAATTCTGGCCAGGAAGTTGAAAACCAGTAGgccttttattattttcatcgaACTGGTTTACTATAGTCCTCAGAGTTGGAGAAATTTCATCTTTCACACGCATCTCTAATACTATCTCCTCAACACAATctacaaagaaaattaaatcaCCAGTAACCACATTGAATGTGTTTCGGTTTGCAAATGTAACAAGAAGTTTCACCGGATATTTCACAAAGCAGCACACCTCTGGCAAAAGAAAGATCAATGGTATCTGAAATATCAGGTTCATTTTGGCTTTCCATACACTTTGCAGGTACTTCTAGTGAATCAAACAGCAGCCTACATCCACCATATACACCGAGATTATTCATTAAAAGACCTTTGGCTCCTCCTTCGTCAAATTTTGCAGTTGTCTGGCGATACAGGGGATCAACGACAAAGGCAgctgaaaaaaatatataatagcaTATACGCTTTCAGCACAACCTCAACCATGCTGCTTATAACTAGTAACAGAAATAGAATAAGGATTTGTGATCACCATCAAACTTCTTTACATTGAGAACCTCAAAAGATGATTCCAGTGTTGACAAAGGTGACAACTGCATGAACAAACAACTGTTCAAACTAAGCAAAAACTATCATAAACAagtcatgataaaaaaaaaaatccagactATTGACCTTTTTATCTGTCTCTTTCCTGCTTCCTTCTTGTCCATTTTCAACATTAACACCCTCCAGTGTAGTGTCTGACATTATGACCAAGCATTAGATTAAACTAATATAAACAGAATATTTCAAAACCAAAAGTAAATGTACTGGAGTTTGAAACCGTTTGAATTTGTACATTCATAAGATATCAAACATTAGGAAATATAAGATACGTTGTACGCTATACTATACAATACAGAAGAAAAGTAATCCCCTGTAACTCATCCACAAAGCAATCATCGAGAAACAAATGCAACTTGTGCagataatgaagaaaaaaagagagaatcaGAATATGCTAGGCTTTATAAGAGGGTAATAAGTGTAACCTTGCTCAGCTTCTTGACCTGCTCTATTCATCCCACCAAGGACTTTATATGCCTCAGAATGAACCGAATCCACCCTGAGTGAATAAATTTTGACACCGGCCTCAAGAGTGCAGCTTGCCTgcccaaaataaatttttaatgaaactACCTAAAGTATACACATACATAACTTTTCCTGTTCACCCCTATGTTGTTAATCCCAAATAGCAGCGCGTAGCGCCGAACCCAAAAAATGCTATAGTGGGATGACCGCTATTGTGAAGACTAAAAAACAGTTTACTTTATAGTGAGATGACCGC harbors:
- the LOC25492165 gene encoding condensin complex subunit 2; the protein is MAETLSPTKHRLPVAARIQSPTSPFILGSNDDQLERAQARAARAAAIRRKNLPVSQSLEADSDPCLNKQQIFDLFQNCIKLASENKINQKNTWELNLIDHLTDIIKAEEENDTETNFQKASCTLEAGVKIYSLRVDSVHSEAYKVLGGMNRAGQEAEQDTTLEGVNVENGQEGSRKETDKKLSPLSTLESSFEVLNVKKFDAAFVVDPLYRQTTAKFDEGGAKGLLMNNLGVYGGCRLLFDSLEVPAKCMESQNEPDISDTIDLSFARDCVEEIVLEMRVKDEISPTLRTIVNQFDENNKRPTGFQLPGQNSAEELDADFNCENGADREEYDNGATWSDDHDDQPVIADLGSNDADPSFSSYPQENEQFPSTDSDMDDRFENVDGFLFLSLGFNSKHNAWAGPDHWKYKKSKVSEVQPTSEDGSTLKPRQTKSKKQAEVDLDFTNSLEKDLSDIFAPPKNPKTLLLPESRSPCNTKLPEDCHYQPEELVKLFLLPDVKCLGRRAKRFSDADGSRDQFNENDPFPSWDNGSACGDDEAGDYEGDHHSDIEDPGTLITQPRQVSKIEVQYDKTSKQVDVQVLKVTLWDHVQESVKLSPVQDQEEIVSFKNLLANFPGECNAAANISDISPHLCFICLLHLANEKGLSIQSFPNLDDLSICLPPVGDTH